One part of the Vicia villosa cultivar HV-30 ecotype Madison, WI linkage group LG6, Vvil1.0, whole genome shotgun sequence genome encodes these proteins:
- the LOC131613391 gene encoding uncharacterized protein LOC131613391 codes for MNHGSSLDESSDDGGADGYYWEKTITSGYIASRNVLHFPRRVCRSCRFYSSQIDLCDYDTGLTHECIIQSATLNSGEKLYIGEGWYQFARMKRFRRGDRLGFTVSLVPNRLYVKLLNR; via the exons ATGAATCACGGAAGCAG TTTAGATGAATCATCAGATGATGGTGGAGCTGATGGATACTACTGGGAGAAAACCATTACATCAGGCTACATTGCAAGCCGAAATGTTCTT CATTTTCCAAGGAGAGTCTGTAGGTCCTGTCGCTTTTACTCTTCACAGATAGATTTGTGTGATTATGATACAGGACTTACACATGAATGCATCATCCAGAGTGCAACTCTTAACAGTGGAGAGAAGCTGTATATAGGGGAGGGGTGGTACCAATTTGCAAGGATGAAAAGATTTAGGAGAGGTGATCGGTTAGGTTTTACCGTTTCGCTGGTTCCTAATAGGTTGTACGTGAAATTGTTGAATCGTTGA